The Chloroflexota bacterium genome window below encodes:
- a CDS encoding sugar ABC transporter permease produces the protein MKHGKLTPYLFLAPMIVGLLVFRLGPVFVAMLAGFSKWNIQTPPQFVGMTNYAEAISSEIFWQVTKNTVLFALLFVPGVMILAMIMALMVNQKLRGIAFFRGLYFLPYITAMVAVAMVWNWIFATRFGVLNHVLRTFLHISDPPAWLADAAWALPALAIVAIWKHAGFQMLILLAGLQSIPSSLYEAAVMDGATRRAQFFKITLPLMSPVIFFVFVITVIDAFKTFDVTYAMTGGGPNYSSTTLAYFIYLNAFTYGRMGYASALAMLLLILVAATTLVSFRMKDRFVEYAL, from the coding sequence ATGAAACATGGAAAACTCACTCCCTATCTTTTCCTGGCGCCGATGATCGTGGGATTGCTGGTGTTTAGACTGGGACCGGTCTTCGTCGCCATGTTGGCCGGTTTTAGCAAATGGAATATTCAGACGCCTCCGCAGTTTGTTGGCATGACAAACTACGCGGAGGCGATCAGTTCCGAGATATTCTGGCAGGTGACCAAAAACACCGTGCTCTTTGCTCTGCTGTTCGTTCCTGGTGTGATGATCCTGGCCATGATCATGGCGCTCATGGTCAACCAGAAATTGCGCGGCATAGCCTTCTTTCGAGGCCTCTATTTCTTACCCTATATCACGGCCATGGTGGCCGTTGCAATGGTCTGGAATTGGATTTTCGCCACGCGTTTTGGCGTTCTCAACCACGTTCTCAGGACATTCTTGCATATCTCTGATCCACCCGCCTGGTTAGCAGATGCCGCCTGGGCTCTGCCCGCCCTGGCTATCGTCGCCATCTGGAAGCACGCGGGTTTTCAGATGCTGATCCTGCTGGCAGGGCTGCAAAGCATCCCATCCAGCCTGTACGAAGCGGCCGTGATGGATGGCGCCACGCGCCGCGCCCAGTTTTTCAAGATCACCTTGCCGCTGATGTCGCCCGTGATTTTCTTTGTCTTCGTCATCACCGTTATCGATGCCTTCAAGACCTTCGATGTGACGTACGCGATGACCGGCGGTGGTCCCAATTACAGCTCCACCACTCTGGCTTATTTCATCTATCTCAATGCCTTTACCTATGGCCGCATGGGCTATGCCTCCGCATTGGCGATGCTATTGCTGATCCTTGTCGCGGCCACCACCCTTGTTTCTTTCCGTATGAAGGACCGCTTTGTCGAGTATGCACTTTAG
- a CDS encoding carbohydrate ABC transporter permease produces the protein MTTRLGSRRFGALLSYAILILFALTTIFPFLWMVITTFKSRGAIFSLPPTFYPDLLFKPGMFDSYIQVLTKYNFLRYSANSAFVAGMAAIGQIFTASLAGFAFARMRFRGSALLFGILLATTMIPVEAIIIPEFLLMAKLDWLDTYLPLIVPSFLVGTLGTFMLREFFAAVPDELVEAAVLDGASVFRVYWDIFLPISVPAMTTLFLIAFIANWNDLLRPVLYISTSSLRTVTIGLTSFQNEYGAQWNLLLAGAVVSILPLLIVYIFAQRYIVEGIATTGIK, from the coding sequence ATGACCACCAGACTTGGTTCCCGTCGATTCGGCGCCTTGCTATCCTACGCCATACTAATACTCTTCGCCCTGACCACGATTTTCCCTTTTCTGTGGATGGTGATCACGACATTTAAGTCGCGTGGGGCGATCTTTTCACTCCCGCCCACCTTCTACCCCGACCTGCTGTTCAAGCCGGGCATGTTCGATTCCTACATACAGGTGCTTACCAAGTACAACTTTCTGCGTTACTCCGCCAACAGCGCTTTCGTGGCGGGCATGGCAGCGATCGGACAGATCTTCACCGCCTCACTGGCCGGATTCGCCTTCGCCCGCATGAGATTCCGGGGCAGCGCTCTTCTGTTTGGCATTCTGCTCGCCACCACCATGATCCCGGTGGAGGCGATCATCATCCCCGAATTCCTGCTCATGGCAAAGTTGGACTGGCTCGACACCTATCTGCCACTCATTGTGCCATCCTTCCTCGTAGGCACACTGGGCACCTTTATGTTGCGCGAATTTTTTGCCGCCGTCCCCGACGAACTGGTGGAAGCCGCCGTGCTGGATGGCGCCTCTGTCTTTCGCGTCTACTGGGATATTTTTCTGCCCATTTCCGTGCCGGCAATGACCACGCTTTTTTTGATCGCCTTCATCGCCAATTGGAACGATCTGCTGCGTCCGGTGCTCTATATCTCCACGTCATCCCTTCGCACCGTTACTATCGGTCTCACTTCCTTTCAAAACGAATATGGCGCGCAATGGAATCTGCTGTTGGCCGGCGCTGTCGTGTCTATTCTACCCCTGCTGATCGTCTACATTTTTGCTCAACGCTACATCGTCGAAGGTATCGCCACCACCGGAATCAAATAG
- a CDS encoding NTP transferase domain-containing protein, which yields MKALILAAGSRSRSEHAPWVLETLGDRPIIEYVVDLALQAVTSDDLIIVIGKEDAAIREHLGDAYQYVVQDEQLGTGHAILQAQPCLEGYTGSLLILYGDTPLFRRSSILGLINRHRQKQAGLSLLTATLASDLPYDRILRGQDGSIADLAGAGDDGGAEQLAELNIGAYMVESSELWPALHQAIRANPEDDIPFTTCIRQLLHERCSVASYQVLDDDEALGINTPDDLEQAGLILKKRQLRPRRIEEHNIIRFGTGGWRALIGEGFTLHNVRRLCQALANDIVRKNREADGVLIGYDRRFLGDVAARAAAEVFAGNNIAVQLLKEDAPTPLITYATAEKNLAYGLVFTASHNPPQWNGLKVFASDGSLPLDEQTRQFENEANALDSADVVKVELEIALQSGMVRWADYTNAYVDAVEALIDMQAIRNAGLSVLLDPMFGVGQVTLQTILTEARCRVTTIHERHDPLFGGRSPAPDPRALTTLMSLVSGGPYDLGLAMDGDADRIAIVDSHGVHIPTNELLLLLYYYLHQVRGQRGGLTRNVATTHLLDRLAAHFGETSYETPVGFKHLAASMKAHDVLLAGESSGGLSIRGHILGKDGIFACALVVEMLARTGRSIADMLSDIYAITGRLVSREVNLPATPDMKVHVPRNLAATSPTEVAGYPVQRVSHLDGTKFYLENDNWLLLRFSGTEPLLRIFAEADTEEKVDELLAWAQDIIQI from the coding sequence ATGAAAGCGCTCATTCTGGCTGCCGGCTCGCGCTCGCGCAGTGAACATGCACCCTGGGTACTCGAAACCCTGGGCGACCGGCCCATCATCGAATACGTGGTAGATCTGGCGCTCCAGGCGGTGACGAGCGATGATTTGATCATTGTCATCGGCAAAGAGGACGCCGCCATACGAGAGCATCTCGGTGACGCCTACCAATACGTGGTACAAGATGAGCAATTGGGCACCGGACATGCTATCTTGCAGGCCCAGCCCTGTCTGGAAGGCTACACGGGCAGTTTACTCATTCTCTATGGCGACACGCCGCTCTTTCGCCGTTCATCGATACTGGGATTGATCAACCGTCATCGCCAGAAGCAGGCCGGGCTGTCGCTCCTGACAGCGACCCTCGCCAGTGACCTGCCCTACGACCGCATCCTGCGTGGCCAGGATGGCTCGATTGCCGATCTGGCCGGAGCCGGCGACGACGGTGGGGCAGAGCAATTGGCCGAGTTGAATATCGGCGCGTACATGGTCGAAAGCAGTGAATTGTGGCCGGCGCTGCACCAGGCTATTCGGGCCAATCCCGAGGACGATATCCCCTTCACCACTTGCATCCGCCAACTATTGCACGAACGTTGTTCTGTGGCCAGCTACCAGGTGTTGGACGATGACGAAGCCCTGGGTATCAACACCCCGGACGATCTGGAGCAGGCGGGTCTGATTCTTAAAAAGCGACAATTGCGGCCGCGGCGTATCGAAGAGCACAACATTATTCGCTTTGGCACGGGAGGGTGGCGGGCGCTGATTGGTGAAGGCTTCACCCTGCACAATGTGCGTCGTCTCTGCCAGGCGCTGGCCAACGACATCGTTCGAAAAAACCGCGAAGCGGATGGCGTGCTCATCGGTTACGATCGCCGCTTTCTGGGTGATGTGGCAGCCAGGGCCGCCGCTGAGGTGTTTGCAGGCAATAACATCGCCGTGCAATTGCTGAAGGAGGATGCTCCAACGCCGTTGATCACCTATGCCACGGCTGAAAAAAACCTTGCCTACGGCTTGGTATTCACCGCCAGCCACAATCCCCCTCAATGGAACGGACTCAAAGTTTTTGCCAGCGATGGTTCACTGCCTCTGGATGAGCAGACACGGCAATTCGAAAACGAAGCCAATGCCCTGGACAGCGCCGATGTTGTCAAGGTCGAGTTAGAAATAGCGCTGCAGAGTGGCATGGTGCGTTGGGCGGATTACACTAACGCCTATGTCGATGCTGTGGAGGCGCTGATCGACATGCAGGCGATCCGAAACGCCGGGCTGAGCGTGCTGCTTGATCCCATGTTCGGCGTGGGACAGGTTACCTTGCAAACCATCCTCACCGAAGCGCGCTGCCGCGTCACAACCATCCACGAGCGGCACGATCCTCTTTTTGGCGGGCGTTCTCCCGCTCCCGACCCCAGGGCACTCACCACGCTGATGAGTTTAGTGAGCGGGGGGCCATACGATCTTGGTTTGGCCATGGATGGCGATGCCGATCGCATTGCTATTGTGGACAGCCATGGCGTTCACATTCCCACCAACGAGCTGTTGCTGCTGCTCTATTATTATCTCCACCAGGTGCGCGGGCAGCGGGGCGGCCTCACCCGAAACGTCGCCACCACCCATCTGCTGGATCGCCTGGCGGCCCATTTCGGCGAAACCAGTTACGAGACGCCGGTCGGCTTCAAGCACCTGGCTGCCAGCATGAAAGCGCACGATGTGCTGTTGGCCGGAGAGAGCAGTGGCGGACTCAGCATTCGGGGCCATATTTTGGGCAAGGATGGCATCTTCGCCTGCGCGCTGGTCGTCGAAATGCTGGCTCGCACCGGGCGCAGCATCGCCGACATGTTGTCAGATATCTATGCCATTACCGGGCGACTGGTCAGCCGGGAAGTGAACCTGCCCGCCACACCCGACATGAAGGTCCATGTACCTCGAAATCTGGCTGCGACCAGTCCCACCGAGGTTGCCGGCTATCCTGTCCAGCGGGTCTCCCATTTGGATGGGACCAAGTTTTACCTTGAGAACGACAACTGGCTCTTACTGCGTTTTTCCGGCACCGAACCCCTTCTGCGCATCTTCGCGGAAGCGGATACAGAAGAAAAGGTGGATGAACTATTGGCATGGGCTCAAGACATTATTCAGATTTGA
- a CDS encoding phosphodiester glycosidase family protein — protein MGSRHYSDLKHAITLVGIEKTQGRRKWTAGGFSDFVCLRFEPDRLSLRDIDQQEQAPKVHAIGHLRFVKAFSFGRERPRIVLWSRLAPDRSTAELFPGISATTDEGEVLYSSNSLITYTLRQLLARGWLHYKGGQWQVDIATGESEWRQRSVAVLDFLSAENRLHLYAMPGQPPPAFDDLAGVHPTEDLIPMDRLGYVRELVWRENPLAAFNTAYFLLEHNDFLSHHSALGQPYNLFISGGVIQRPPLYRRSTLYQRNDGSWCIAMFGMEDIALQLGSSSPAFVVDRPAPVTLYTRRWAISEQNRVIGFTPPAAHRHEFTIIDRQVLGYKQGGGLEIPQNGFILSFDRDALTPPLLAALQTGRVEYGWREEEYRGIRQAIQVGPRLLQGGDIALSTHSLADEDFWIDRRGPDGALELGVVPSDYPDDVDLTRAGRVGVGIDAGGSLLVGVMMGAETRGVKHPELDSAGATLVELAEFLQEMGAVDAVNMDGGGSSQLFYLGGLTTVPGNRLGLQSVHYERMVPSIGVVA, from the coding sequence ATGGGCTCAAGACATTATTCAGATTTGAAGCACGCCATTACCCTGGTTGGCATCGAAAAAACGCAGGGACGGCGTAAGTGGACGGCGGGCGGATTCAGCGATTTCGTATGCCTGCGCTTCGAGCCGGACAGGCTGTCGTTGCGCGACATCGATCAACAGGAACAAGCGCCAAAAGTGCACGCCATCGGCCATTTACGCTTTGTCAAAGCATTCTCGTTTGGTCGAGAACGTCCGCGCATCGTTCTCTGGTCCCGCCTGGCTCCGGATCGCTCCACCGCTGAGCTGTTCCCCGGCATCTCCGCCACCACCGACGAGGGCGAGGTTCTTTACAGCAGCAACTCGCTCATCACCTACACGCTGCGTCAATTACTGGCTCGTGGCTGGTTGCACTACAAGGGGGGCCAATGGCAGGTTGACATTGCCACCGGCGAATCTGAATGGCGGCAGCGGTCAGTGGCTGTTCTGGATTTCCTCTCGGCGGAAAACCGCTTGCACCTGTATGCCATGCCTGGGCAGCCGCCCCCTGCCTTCGACGACCTGGCAGGCGTGCATCCGACCGAGGATCTCATTCCCATGGACCGCCTGGGTTACGTGCGCGAGTTGGTGTGGCGCGAGAACCCGCTGGCCGCCTTCAACACCGCCTATTTTCTGCTGGAGCACAACGACTTCCTCAGCCACCATTCCGCCCTGGGCCAGCCCTACAATCTTTTCATCAGCGGTGGCGTGATCCAACGCCCGCCACTTTACCGGCGCAGCACCCTCTACCAGCGAAACGATGGCTCCTGGTGCATCGCCATGTTCGGGATGGAGGATATTGCACTCCAACTGGGGTCGTCATCCCCAGCTTTTGTCGTGGACCGACCCGCTCCCGTCACCCTCTACACCCGCCGCTGGGCCATTTCCGAGCAGAATCGGGTGATTGGATTCACGCCTCCTGCCGCCCACCGCCACGAATTCACCATCATCGACCGGCAAGTGCTCGGCTACAAACAGGGCGGCGGCCTCGAAATCCCGCAAAACGGCTTTATTCTGTCCTTCGACCGGGATGCACTCACCCCACCGTTATTGGCGGCTCTGCAAACAGGTCGGGTCGAGTACGGATGGCGGGAGGAAGAATACCGCGGCATTCGCCAGGCTATTCAGGTGGGGCCACGGCTCTTGCAGGGTGGCGACATTGCCCTCAGCACTCACAGTCTCGCCGACGAAGATTTCTGGATCGACAGGCGCGGGCCGGATGGCGCGCTGGAGTTGGGAGTCGTGCCCTCTGATTATCCTGACGATGTGGACCTAACCCGGGCGGGACGCGTGGGTGTGGGTATCGATGCCGGGGGAAGCTTGCTGGTGGGAGTGATGATGGGGGCCGAGACCAGGGGTGTCAAACACCCCGAATTGGATAGCGCCGGAGCCACACTGGTGGAGTTGGCCGAGTTCCTGCAGGAAATGGGCGCGGTGGACGCCGTCAACATGGATGGCGGCGGCTCCAGTCAGCTCTTTTACCTGGGCGGCTTAACCACCGTCCCCGGCAATCGGCTGGGCTTGCAGTCGGTGCATTACGAGCGCATGGTTCCCTCGATCGGCGTGGTTGCGTAA
- a CDS encoding AbrB/MazE/SpoVT family DNA-binding domain-containing protein, with amino-acid sequence MDVTIQVRQRGTVTLPAELRQKYGIRSGDSFRLVDLDGIFVLTPMVPMVPELAREIEEARLEMGLSVDEMLAGLREQRARYYAEKYGNEQGT; translated from the coding sequence ATGGATGTGACTATTCAGGTCCGTCAGCGGGGGACTGTGACTTTGCCGGCTGAGCTGCGCCAAAAATATGGGATCCGTTCCGGTGATTCGTTCAGGCTGGTTGATCTGGACGGCATATTTGTCTTGACACCGATGGTTCCGATGGTGCCGGAACTGGCTCGCGAGATCGAAGAAGCGCGCCTGGAAATGGGACTCAGCGTCGATGAGATGCTCGCCGGCCTGCGGGAGCAGCGTGCCCGCTACTACGCGGAGAAGTATGGGAATGAGCAGGGCACCTAG
- a CDS encoding PIN domain-containing protein — translation MSRAPRPSVFVDADVLFAGAAAPSEHGASLVVLRMAEITLLDAVASEQVVTEVGRNLVEKIPQAMPAFHHLVTRCLRVVPDPSHDDLRDFTGLADPKDLPILMVAVREQCDWLVTFNVRHFQPGHPSVAVLRPGELLLRVRDRLASL, via the coding sequence ATGAGCAGGGCACCTAGGCCTAGCGTCTTTGTCGATGCTGACGTGCTCTTCGCGGGGGCTGCTGCTCCCAGTGAACACGGTGCGAGCCTGGTTGTCCTGCGTATGGCGGAGATCACGCTACTCGATGCGGTGGCCTCGGAACAGGTGGTTACCGAGGTCGGGCGCAACCTGGTGGAGAAGATCCCCCAGGCCATGCCGGCGTTCCATCATCTCGTGACACGATGCCTGCGAGTCGTGCCCGATCCCTCCCATGATGATCTTCGTGATTTCACAGGACTGGCTGATCCGAAGGATTTGCCAATTCTGATGGTGGCTGTCAGGGAACAGTGTGATTGGCTTGTCACGTTCAACGTGCGGCATTTCCAGCCCGGCCATCCATCTGTGGCTGTCCTGCGTCCGGGGGAACTGCTCCTGCGCGTGCGCGATCGTTTGGCTTCGCTTTGA
- the tnpA gene encoding IS200/IS605 family transposase has product MRRNKVELYVHLVWATWDRLPLIMPEMERALYRSIGDVAQSMGCRVLAINGISDHVHVLLRIPPTLSISKLVQQLKGVSSHFVNNRLHLEYRFKWMGYYGAFSVSRWDVSKIMGYINNQKTHHGIDDLLAELEDSFEYRDNPPGE; this is encoded by the coding sequence ATGAGAAGGAATAAAGTCGAACTCTATGTGCATCTGGTGTGGGCAACATGGGATAGATTGCCGCTGATAATGCCTGAAATGGAACGAGCCTTGTACCGCAGCATCGGTGATGTTGCCCAGTCAATGGGCTGCCGAGTGCTGGCAATCAACGGAATATCTGACCATGTACATGTGTTGCTGCGCATTCCTCCCACGCTTTCGATTTCGAAATTGGTGCAACAACTCAAAGGCGTCTCCTCTCATTTTGTCAATAACCGCCTCCATCTCGAATATCGTTTCAAATGGATGGGCTATTATGGCGCTTTTAGTGTAAGCCGATGGGATGTCTCCAAGATTATGGGCTACATCAACAACCAGAAAACTCATCATGGAATAGATGACCTCCTGGCAGAGCTGGAAGATTCCTTCGAGTACCGCGACAACCCACCGGGAGAATGA
- a CDS encoding LacI family DNA-binding transcriptional regulator, which yields MKSRPTIIDVAERAGVSKSTVSRVVADDGQGVSDRARERVQKAIEELGYVPNAVASSLRTARTNIIMLTIPDIANPFWPDLARGVQDVMDEEGYAVVFANSDWDGQREATFLQMAGRNRLDGILINPIQVSNEELKATGIPTVVISSSERYPDFDAVGSDSFGAAQQALAHLTVLGHRRIGLIRGRRVHRLQHSRLAGYLHYLHEHGLPIDENLIVEVTFDETGGFQAMEQLLALPCPPTAVFASNDLLAIGALHAAHAAGLQVPRDLSIVGLDGIFAASTTIPPLTTVAKPKEVIGRRAACLLLERIRRLAPSTPRREIVACHLQERGSTALPGARRSDQGGLSSVTRSLRQVR from the coding sequence GTGAAATCAAGACCCACCATCATCGATGTAGCTGAAAGAGCCGGCGTCTCCAAGAGCACCGTCTCGCGAGTCGTTGCGGATGATGGTCAGGGGGTGAGCGACAGGGCCAGGGAGCGGGTGCAAAAAGCAATCGAAGAGCTGGGCTACGTGCCTAATGCGGTGGCCAGCAGCCTGCGCACGGCCCGCACCAACATCATCATGTTGACCATTCCAGACATCGCCAATCCCTTCTGGCCCGATCTGGCCCGTGGCGTGCAGGATGTGATGGATGAGGAGGGTTACGCGGTCGTATTTGCCAACAGCGACTGGGACGGCCAACGGGAGGCCACATTCCTGCAGATGGCCGGTCGCAATCGCCTGGATGGTATTCTGATCAACCCCATTCAGGTCAGCAACGAGGAACTTAAGGCGACCGGCATTCCCACGGTCGTGATCAGTTCCAGTGAACGATATCCTGACTTCGATGCCGTAGGCTCAGATAGCTTTGGCGCCGCTCAGCAGGCCCTCGCACACCTGACAGTCCTGGGGCATCGCCGCATCGGCCTGATCAGGGGGCGGCGCGTTCACCGGCTGCAGCATTCACGACTGGCCGGTTACCTGCACTATCTTCACGAGCATGGGTTGCCCATAGATGAAAACCTGATCGTCGAGGTTACTTTTGACGAGACAGGGGGCTTTCAGGCCATGGAACAGTTGCTGGCGTTACCCTGTCCACCCACAGCTGTCTTCGCCTCCAATGATCTCCTGGCCATCGGTGCCCTCCATGCAGCCCACGCAGCCGGTTTGCAGGTTCCAAGGGACCTATCCATCGTCGGTCTCGATGGTATCTTCGCTGCCTCTACCACCATCCCACCGTTGACTACCGTCGCCAAGCCCAAAGAAGTGATCGGCCGGCGAGCGGCTTGCCTGCTTCTGGAGCGAATTCGCCGCCTGGCGCCCTCGACGCCGAGGCGGGAAATCGTCGCCTGTCATCTTCAAGAGCGGGGGTCCACCGCCCTGCCAGGGGCCAGAAGATCCGATCAGGGCGGTCTGTCGTCTGTCACTCGATCGCTCAGGCAGGTAAGGTGA
- a CDS encoding ADP-ribosylglycohydrolase family protein, translated as MIARATLARNRSLCEDKALGCMLGLAAGDALGDIGRDDSYRQRYGIITNLYAGAKSTDDTEFALLTARTLIDNDGNLTTDALLRSWQRYILDQGGVYERGGKPLYGAVENLKRGMRPPLSGIDNVANNDDGAAMRIAPIGIVCAGEPERAAALAEIEAQISHHADGIWAAQAVAASVAVAMVDGSTDEIIEAGLKQIPTDSWLGRAMGRAMAICDQEGTIEDAWERLHIDLWTPSHSTSAEAIPQIYALFRLTDGDFRRSMFWGGNFGRDADTICAVLGAINGAKGGLSVIPETWIKKVQRAAGVCLRFAAHEDIPTLARQLAAFIR; from the coding sequence ATGATCGCACGTGCAACCTTGGCGCGCAACCGGAGTCTATGCGAGGACAAAGCCCTGGGCTGTATGCTGGGCCTGGCGGCTGGCGATGCCCTGGGCGACATCGGCCGCGACGATTCCTACCGCCAGCGCTATGGCATCATCACCAACCTGTATGCCGGTGCCAAAAGCACCGACGACACCGAGTTCGCCCTGCTCACGGCCCGCACCCTCATCGACAATGACGGCAACCTGACCACCGACGCGCTGCTGCGATCCTGGCAGCGTTATATCCTGGATCAGGGTGGCGTCTACGAACGGGGTGGAAAACCGCTGTACGGCGCGGTCGAGAACCTCAAGCGGGGTATGCGGCCTCCCCTCTCCGGCATCGACAATGTGGCCAACAACGACGACGGTGCGGCTATGCGCATCGCCCCCATCGGTATCGTGTGCGCGGGAGAACCTGAACGGGCTGCTGCCCTGGCCGAGATTGAGGCGCAAATCAGCCATCACGCCGACGGCATTTGGGCTGCCCAGGCGGTGGCCGCCAGCGTCGCTGTTGCGATGGTCGATGGCAGCACCGATGAGATCATCGAGGCCGGTTTGAAGCAGATTCCAACGGATAGCTGGCTGGGGCGAGCCATGGGCCGCGCCATGGCCATCTGCGACCAGGAAGGCACCATCGAGGACGCCTGGGAACGCCTGCATATCGACCTGTGGACACCATCCCATTCGACCAGTGCCGAGGCGATTCCCCAGATATATGCCCTGTTTCGGCTGACCGACGGCGATTTCCGCCGCAGCATGTTCTGGGGTGGAAATTTCGGACGCGATGCCGATACCATCTGTGCAGTGCTCGGCGCAATCAACGGCGCGAAAGGAGGGTTGTCAGTCATTCCGGAGACTTGGATAAAGAAAGTTCAACGGGCGGCGGGAGTCTGTCTTAGATTTGCTGCCCACGAGGATATCCCGACCTTGGCCAGGCAACTGGCCGCTTTCATTCGGTGA
- a CDS encoding sugar ABC transporter substrate-binding protein: MKNLHASRHFAFGLMLLAIVSMAMVACVAPAAPAPAPAEKPAAAEPSAEEPVTEEAVTIEWWTVSSEEYSEEAQQGMIDQFEAEHPNIKVDMTILPDSAFSEKMTTALGAGEGVPDVAFFWDNNWFPEALELTPFIEADPDFSTDIYFPGFFKTRATWGDKIVGLPLGVGANFVMYNKDVFDEAGVAYPSEDWTPDDFIEIATQLTDTDVKRWGGDRPRGPYRAVYFNYGARPYSDDSTTVEGYLNGPESLAAYTWLWDLINSGSTPTPADIEVLGTEGTGPVDLFLAGRLAMATLNQGHMLNAVEADANFGIVPEPFLADKESYVHGWALTSSIWKDTEHPDEAWQFLSYWVGPEGQKYLMENGNLFPSIPSVLEQYEHADEEYAQAFFKVLEQEQDAEWLMEHPCYRGAVQRAVGDVWDKIMFGTMERDQIQAELDALVPAAQQALDDCVPRLGG; encoded by the coding sequence ATGAAGAATTTGCACGCTTCCCGTCATTTCGCTTTCGGCCTGATGCTTCTGGCTATCGTCAGCATGGCTATGGTCGCCTGTGTTGCCCCGGCAGCACCTGCCCCCGCACCTGCAGAGAAACCTGCGGCTGCTGAACCTTCCGCAGAGGAACCCGTTACGGAAGAGGCCGTAACCATCGAGTGGTGGACCGTGTCCTCGGAGGAGTATTCCGAGGAAGCCCAACAGGGCATGATCGACCAGTTTGAGGCAGAACATCCCAACATCAAGGTCGACATGACCATTCTGCCCGACAGCGCTTTCTCCGAGAAGATGACTACCGCCCTTGGCGCCGGTGAAGGGGTGCCCGACGTGGCCTTTTTCTGGGACAACAACTGGTTCCCCGAGGCCCTGGAACTGACGCCCTTCATCGAGGCTGACCCCGACTTCAGCACCGATATCTACTTCCCCGGCTTCTTCAAGACCCGCGCCACGTGGGGCGACAAGATCGTGGGCCTACCCCTGGGCGTTGGCGCCAACTTTGTGATGTATAACAAGGATGTTTTCGACGAGGCCGGTGTGGCCTATCCCAGCGAGGACTGGACCCCCGACGATTTCATCGAAATCGCAACCCAGTTGACCGATACCGACGTGAAACGCTGGGGTGGCGACCGGCCGCGCGGCCCCTACCGCGCCGTCTACTTCAACTACGGCGCTCGCCCTTACAGCGATGACAGCACTACCGTGGAAGGCTATCTGAACGGCCCTGAGTCGCTGGCAGCCTACACCTGGCTGTGGGATCTGATAAACAGCGGATCGACCCCCACCCCAGCCGATATCGAGGTTCTGGGCACGGAAGGCACCGGCCCGGTGGACCTTTTCCTGGCCGGGCGGCTCGCTATGGCGACCCTCAATCAGGGCCACATGCTCAATGCCGTGGAGGCTGACGCTAACTTCGGCATCGTGCCCGAACCTTTCCTGGCGGACAAGGAGAGTTACGTCCATGGCTGGGCGCTGACCTCCTCCATCTGGAAAGACACCGAACACCCAGATGAAGCGTGGCAATTCCTCAGCTACTGGGTTGGCCCTGAGGGACAGAAATACCTGATGGAGAACGGCAACCTCTTCCCCTCAATCCCCTCCGTGCTTGAGCAGTATGAGCACGCGGACGAGGAGTACGCCCAGGCGTTCTTCAAGGTACTCGAGCAGGAGCAGGACGCCGAGTGGCTCATGGAACACCCCTGCTATCGAGGCGCGGTGCAGCGAGCAGTCGGCGACGTGTGGGACAAGATCATGTTCGGCACCATGGAACGCGACCAGATCCAGGCCGAGTTGGATGCGCTTGTGCCCGCCGCTCAGCAGGCTCTCGACGACTGTGTCCCGCGCCTGGGTGGTTGA